One window of Chitinispirillales bacterium ANBcel5 genomic DNA carries:
- a CDS encoding radical SAM protein, producing the protein MSSDHPPIRPPSEADSILLRLSTGCSHNKCSFCPAYKSIPFTLRSEQAIENSLKHSCHLKHKTNLFLCDGDALVAPQTLLLTTFEKIKRITPWVKRVGTYANAKAIATKSDKELKALREAGLKIVHLGLESGDDCTLNRVMKWGTSSQIIEQAKRLKNADIKLFVTVLLGLGGTERSLEHARRTGEALTSMDPNYIGALTLIPCDNTQLMSKIEQKTFSLPGPEQMLLELKVMLENTQLSRGIFYANHASNYLPLRVRMPREKENALKLLDQAIHNNIPLKPEWMRAL; encoded by the coding sequence ATGAGTTCAGACCATCCGCCAATACGACCACCGAGTGAAGCCGATAGTATTTTATTGCGACTCAGTACCGGTTGTTCTCACAACAAATGTTCTTTTTGCCCAGCCTACAAATCTATCCCTTTTACTCTAAGAAGCGAACAAGCAATTGAAAACAGCCTTAAGCATAGCTGTCACCTAAAACACAAAACCAATCTCTTTCTATGTGATGGCGATGCCCTTGTTGCACCGCAAACGCTTCTTCTGACTACATTTGAAAAAATTAAACGCATCACTCCCTGGGTTAAGCGCGTTGGAACATATGCTAATGCAAAGGCCATTGCTACCAAAAGCGATAAAGAACTTAAAGCGCTGCGTGAGGCCGGGTTGAAAATTGTTCACCTGGGGTTAGAATCGGGAGATGATTGCACTTTAAACAGAGTTATGAAATGGGGCACATCATCTCAAATCATAGAACAGGCTAAACGGCTTAAAAATGCCGACATTAAACTCTTTGTGACTGTTCTTCTTGGTCTGGGGGGAACAGAAAGATCTCTGGAACATGCCAGACGCACCGGAGAAGCACTTACCTCTATGGACCCTAACTATATCGGTGCCCTCACTCTTATCCCCTGTGATAACACTCAGTTAATGAGTAAGATAGAACAGAAAACGTTTTCTCTTCCGGGGCCTGAGCAAATGCTTCTTGAGCTTAAGGTAATGCTCGAAAACACCCAGCTTTCCAGAGGCATTTTTTACGCTAACCATGCCTCAAATTACTTGCCTTTAAGAGTAAGAATGCCAAGGGAAAAAGAGAACGCGTTAAAACTTCTGGACCAGGCAATTCACAATAACATTCCTCTTAAGCCCGAATGGATGCGAGCTCTTTAG
- a CDS encoding glycosyltransferase family 4 protein, with the protein MFGKNKTILFLSHWSKFPGGAEYSLADILCETSKEHLVHLITTEKGYLTEKAKEAGAICHVAPTLFSLKAIKRDNLLLSLILNFPSLLSFISLLIKTQLLIFKIKPDCIHANIAKSHCLLFLLQVLGYKGKSIFHIREIFRKGTVSHFLYSIFLRNTNSEIIAISSSVKNALPDSVKNKAKVIYNGVFIAGQVPKKPKPFGFIYLGRVVPWKGCHLLIDAFYKLKCRSTTLDPKLTIAGGTYYWNSSYRQQLFDQVKRYGIEDSVTILEHQSSPFSILQKHHCFCSAAIEEPFGRSVAEAQGCALPVVAFSCSGTKEIVEHKITGLLVKKCDTDAFSKAMEHFLQNPKSAVRMGNSGYIRSRGLFNREIQVPILATAITTEKKRWPVLR; encoded by the coding sequence ATGTTTGGGAAGAATAAAACTATTCTTTTTTTAAGTCACTGGTCCAAATTTCCCGGTGGTGCAGAATATTCATTGGCAGATATCCTTTGCGAAACATCTAAAGAGCATTTGGTGCATTTAATAACCACTGAAAAGGGTTACTTAACAGAAAAAGCAAAAGAAGCGGGCGCTATTTGCCATGTAGCACCGACTCTTTTTTCTCTTAAGGCAATTAAGCGTGATAATCTCCTGCTTTCACTCATATTAAATTTCCCCTCACTATTATCTTTTATCTCTCTTTTAATTAAGACACAACTACTGATTTTTAAAATCAAACCAGACTGCATTCACGCAAATATAGCCAAATCTCATTGTTTACTTTTTCTACTTCAGGTGCTTGGTTATAAAGGTAAATCAATATTCCATATAAGAGAGATCTTTAGAAAAGGAACTGTAAGCCATTTTCTTTATTCCATTTTTCTGAGAAACACAAATTCAGAAATCATTGCCATCTCTTCTTCGGTAAAAAATGCTCTGCCAGATTCTGTTAAAAACAAAGCAAAGGTAATCTATAATGGTGTTTTTATAGCGGGGCAAGTACCTAAAAAGCCAAAACCTTTTGGATTTATTTATCTGGGAAGAGTTGTCCCCTGGAAAGGGTGCCATCTGCTCATTGATGCGTTCTATAAACTTAAATGCAGAAGTACCACCTTGGACCCTAAACTCACCATTGCGGGTGGGACATACTACTGGAACAGCTCATATCGCCAGCAGCTGTTTGATCAGGTAAAAAGGTATGGAATTGAGGACAGTGTTACTATTTTGGAACACCAAAGCTCCCCCTTTTCGATTTTGCAGAAGCATCACTGTTTTTGCAGTGCCGCAATTGAAGAGCCATTTGGACGCTCAGTAGCTGAAGCTCAGGGGTGCGCTCTTCCGGTTGTTGCTTTCAGTTGCAGCGGTACCAAAGAGATCGTGGAACATAAGATCACCGGATTGCTTGTAAAAAAGTGTGATACAGACGCTTTTAGCAAGGCAATGGAGCACTTTTTACAAAACCCCAAAAGTGCAGTCAGAATGGGCAATTCTGGATATATCAGAAGCCGTGGCTTATTTAACCGTGAAATTCAGGTACCCATACTGGCAACTGCAATTACCACTGAAAAGAAAAGGTGGCCGGTTTTAAGGTGA
- a CDS encoding Cof-type HAD-IIB family hydrolase, whose protein sequence is MKKRMFAFDLDGTLLNDSKQISRATIAALEEMVEKGVIIALASGRIASSMKQFLPQLSMDVALLTLNGAAVFLDARNGHKCIYNITLDHKYTEELICHWKGKPFALNFYTPDHLYTVTTELTRSWIELYQQQTNSKYQFIDDFDFLAGTDPSKIIFVGDESEISRQEQLFREEWGGSNIYICRTWHHYLEFLNPKANKLLGIEALAGAYGVDLSDVVAFGDAENDIPMLSGAGLGIAMKNSSEKVKSSAKRETEYTNDDDGVAREWDRLKKELF, encoded by the coding sequence ATGAAAAAGAGAATGTTTGCATTTGATCTGGATGGTACACTCCTGAATGACTCAAAACAGATAAGCAGGGCTACAATTGCTGCTCTTGAAGAGATGGTGGAAAAAGGAGTGATTATAGCATTGGCTTCAGGCCGTATCGCAAGTAGCATGAAACAGTTTCTTCCTCAGCTCAGTATGGACGTTGCCCTTTTAACCCTTAATGGTGCAGCCGTTTTTCTTGATGCCCGAAACGGTCATAAATGTATCTATAACATTACATTGGATCACAAATACACAGAAGAACTAATATGTCACTGGAAGGGAAAACCATTCGCACTCAATTTCTACACCCCTGACCATCTGTACACTGTTACTACAGAGCTAACTCGATCGTGGATAGAACTGTATCAGCAGCAGACTAATTCAAAGTATCAGTTTATTGATGATTTTGATTTTTTGGCAGGCACAGATCCCTCGAAAATAATTTTTGTGGGAGATGAATCCGAAATCTCCAGACAGGAACAGCTTTTTAGAGAAGAGTGGGGAGGGAGCAATATTTATATCTGCAGAACTTGGCATCACTATCTTGAATTTTTAAATCCCAAAGCAAATAAGCTTTTGGGGATAGAAGCATTGGCAGGAGCCTATGGCGTGGATCTATCTGATGTTGTAGCGTTTGGTGACGCAGAGAACGATATCCCTATGCTTTCGGGGGCAGGCTTGGGTATAGCAATGAAAAACAGCAGTGAAAAGGTAAAATCCAGCGCAAAACGGGAAACCGAGTATACCAATGATGATGATGGTGTGGCACGGGAGTGGGACAGACTGAAGAAGGAACTCTTTTGA
- a CDS encoding glycosyltransferase family 4 protein — translation MHTQSGIRKIAFIGNYLPRQCGIATFTTSICESVSAQFPDVQCFSVPVTDIENGYDYPERVRFEIKEKDLGSYERAADFLNLNNIDVACLQHEFGIFGGSAGGYILTLLRQLKMPIVTTLHTILKDPNDQQQRVMTQLINYSDRLVVMTHKALELLNETYNVDSDKISLIPHGIIDVPFVDPNFYKDHFGVEGKLVLLTFGLLSPDKGIENVLHALPEIVSKFPNVVYIILGATHPSLLRKEGEAYRLTLQYLAEDLGIENHVIFYNRFVSTEELKEFIGAADIYITPYLKEAQITSGALSYSFGAGKAVISTPYWHAKELLSHDRGVLVPFKSPQSIARAIKDLIEKETERHAMRKNAYLLSREMVWSNVAYLYKKTFEEARHRKAKSPFRVTNRVLEQKPKDLPKIKLDHLFRMSDSTGILRHAIHTVPDYSKGYSTDDNAKALILMHLLLEAGEAPSARISDLTSTYLAFLNYSFNSKNGRFRNMLGYNRVWEDQCGSQECHAKTLWALGTCIGRSRHEGVQNLAGQLFEKALPVAYNFSSPLSWAYTIIGIHEYFRRFDGDRLVNHGRELLAGKLFNLFSKAKTNERVWFDSNSCEYTARLSHALILSGRWLSNSDMLNAGLESLKWLVEYQSSNKNYYHPESALQLEKGLFDQRPSVVHDLISGCLEACRTTQETAWFIEARKVFEWFLGRNEVGLSLYDPKTGGCKDALHVDRVNQNEGAEASLSFYLSLVEMQEMENTIVTFREPINT, via the coding sequence ATGCACACACAATCAGGAATCCGTAAAATAGCATTTATCGGTAACTATCTGCCTCGCCAGTGTGGTATCGCCACTTTTACTACAAGCATATGCGAATCGGTATCTGCCCAGTTTCCAGATGTACAATGTTTCTCAGTTCCGGTAACCGATATTGAAAATGGCTATGATTACCCAGAACGGGTTCGCTTTGAGATAAAGGAAAAAGACCTTGGTTCCTATGAACGAGCTGCTGATTTCCTCAACCTCAACAATATCGATGTAGCGTGCCTTCAGCATGAATTTGGAATTTTCGGGGGAAGCGCTGGAGGATACATACTGACTCTTTTGCGCCAGTTAAAAATGCCCATAGTTACCACCCTGCACACCATTTTAAAAGATCCCAATGATCAACAGCAGCGGGTAATGACCCAGCTAATAAACTACTCTGACCGACTTGTTGTAATGACCCACAAAGCATTAGAGCTACTAAACGAAACCTATAACGTCGACAGTGACAAGATCTCCCTCATCCCTCACGGCATTATCGATGTACCATTCGTTGATCCAAACTTCTATAAAGACCATTTTGGAGTGGAGGGAAAGCTGGTTTTGCTTACCTTTGGCCTTCTTTCTCCTGATAAGGGTATAGAGAATGTGTTGCATGCACTGCCAGAAATTGTTTCAAAGTTTCCAAATGTAGTGTATATCATTCTTGGTGCCACCCACCCAAGCCTTCTTAGAAAAGAGGGGGAGGCATACAGACTTACACTTCAATACCTTGCTGAGGATCTGGGCATAGAGAATCATGTGATTTTCTACAACAGATTTGTCAGTACAGAGGAATTAAAGGAGTTTATTGGTGCTGCAGATATATACATCACCCCCTATCTCAAAGAAGCACAAATTACCTCTGGTGCCCTATCCTACTCTTTTGGTGCCGGTAAAGCTGTAATCTCTACCCCCTACTGGCATGCAAAAGAACTGCTTTCTCACGACAGGGGTGTTTTGGTACCCTTTAAAAGCCCTCAATCTATTGCCCGGGCAATAAAAGACCTTATCGAAAAAGAAACTGAACGTCACGCGATGAGAAAAAATGCATACCTTCTCAGCCGCGAGATGGTTTGGAGCAACGTTGCTTACTTATATAAAAAAACGTTTGAGGAGGCCCGGCACCGAAAGGCCAAAAGTCCCTTTAGGGTGACTAACCGAGTACTTGAACAAAAACCGAAAGATTTACCTAAAATAAAACTTGACCACCTCTTTCGAATGTCCGATAGCACAGGGATCCTCAGACACGCTATACATACCGTCCCTGATTATTCAAAGGGATACAGCACAGATGATAATGCAAAGGCACTTATTTTGATGCATCTTCTTTTGGAAGCTGGTGAAGCACCCTCTGCCCGAATATCCGATCTTACATCTACCTATCTTGCTTTTCTAAACTATTCGTTTAATTCCAAAAATGGCCGGTTTAGAAACATGCTTGGCTATAACCGTGTATGGGAAGATCAATGCGGTTCCCAGGAGTGCCATGCCAAGACTTTATGGGCACTTGGAACCTGTATTGGAAGGTCCCGGCACGAAGGCGTTCAAAACCTGGCTGGCCAACTGTTTGAGAAAGCTCTTCCTGTGGCCTATAACTTTTCCTCACCACTGTCGTGGGCATATACAATAATTGGCATTCATGAATACTTCAGGCGCTTTGATGGAGACCGCCTTGTAAACCACGGCAGAGAACTTCTGGCCGGAAAGCTTTTTAACCTTTTTTCTAAAGCCAAAACAAATGAACGGGTTTGGTTTGATTCTAACTCTTGTGAATACACTGCAAGATTATCCCATGCGCTTATATTAAGCGGCAGATGGCTAAGTAATTCAGATATGTTAAATGCTGGCCTCGAATCTCTTAAATGGTTAGTGGAATATCAGTCATCCAACAAAAACTACTACCATCCTGAATCAGCACTGCAGCTTGAAAAGGGGCTTTTTGATCAGAGACCAAGCGTTGTCCATGATTTGATATCAGGCTGCCTTGAAGCATGTAGGACAACACAGGAAACTGCCTGGTTTATCGAAGCACGCAAAGTTTTCGAATGGTTTCTTGGAAGAAATGAGGTCGGACTTTCACTCTATGACCCTAAAACGGGCGGGTGTAAAGATGCCCTTCATGTTGATAGAGTCAATCAAAATGAGGGCGCCGAAGCAAGCCTCTCATTTTACCTGTCTTTAGTGGAAATGCAGGAGATGGAAAATACAATCGTAACGTTTAGAGAACCAATTAATACCTGA
- a CDS encoding lamin tail domain-containing protein encodes MRVYIFIISLFIAHYRLCAESGIGLRSPAGGSDFTFNSVPHTAHCINENNQRNSNSETVKLASNNPLKPVVSSSSKSSKVQGTVLISEIFPRGRVDQPEWIELFNYSEDWYDLQNWSYGTTEDTVLITDTTLLLGPGDFVVVTRRQDLLSRRYPLVRNIIQPPQWQAFNNSNDTLYLFSSNGQLIDIACYSSSWFRGWSSQSIQRTNMNLSGLDQRSWMLSEDPTPGAPNRTVTFNTPSLSLDIGPLPFKPNGDGKDDYLLILPQFPSQYTAQITIYGFDGREIVSIEAPNNAALLWDGLCANGRTISPGPFFVVAEFTSTGGYKRYLRKKGVLWR; translated from the coding sequence ATGAGAGTTTATATTTTCATTATCAGTCTCTTTATAGCACATTATCGTCTGTGTGCTGAATCTGGTATTGGGTTAAGATCTCCTGCAGGCGGATCGGATTTTACATTTAACTCTGTACCTCATACTGCACATTGCATCAATGAGAACAACCAACGTAATTCTAATAGTGAAACAGTAAAACTTGCTTCAAATAACCCCCTGAAACCAGTTGTAAGCAGCAGTTCAAAGTCTTCAAAAGTACAGGGCACTGTGCTTATATCTGAAATTTTTCCCAGAGGAAGAGTGGATCAACCGGAATGGATAGAGTTATTTAACTACTCCGAAGACTGGTATGACCTTCAAAACTGGTCCTATGGTACTACTGAGGATACGGTTTTGATCACCGACACCACTCTTTTGCTTGGTCCGGGTGATTTTGTAGTTGTAACCCGCCGCCAAGACCTCCTCTCAAGGCGTTACCCCCTGGTTAGAAATATCATTCAACCACCCCAATGGCAGGCATTTAACAATAGTAACGATACACTCTACCTGTTTAGCTCCAATGGCCAACTGATAGACATTGCCTGTTATAGCAGCAGTTGGTTTCGGGGCTGGAGTTCTCAGTCGATTCAGAGAACAAACATGAACCTTTCGGGGCTGGATCAACGCTCATGGATGCTTTCAGAAGACCCTACTCCCGGAGCACCAAACAGAACTGTTACCTTCAACACTCCTTCACTCTCGCTTGATATCGGACCGCTTCCATTTAAGCCTAACGGGGATGGAAAGGATGATTATCTACTCATACTTCCCCAATTTCCTTCTCAATATACTGCTCAAATTACCATTTATGGGTTCGATGGCAGAGAAATTGTATCAATTGAAGCACCAAACAATGCAGCGCTGCTATGGGATGGCTTGTGTGCAAATGGACGAACGATTTCTCCCGGACCTTTCTTTGTTGTCGCGGAGTTTACCAGTACTGGCGGATATAAACGGTATCTCAGGAAAAAGGGGGTTTTGTGGAGATAG
- a CDS encoding phospholipase D family protein produces MFELIFNREIYQEVVIEQIPQAKNFVWIATSDIKNLHIHKNKRMVPFLKVLSELLESGVSVRLIHAKEPGTNFREDFDRYPALAANLERLLCPRVHFKSVIIDGHFAYNGSANLTGAGMGAKSDKRRNFENGFVTDEIKIVEQLMDQFDRVWMGSYCNDCGRAELCPDREDMVNEENG; encoded by the coding sequence ATGTTTGAGCTGATATTTAATCGTGAGATTTATCAGGAAGTAGTAATAGAACAAATTCCTCAGGCTAAGAATTTTGTTTGGATTGCTACTTCTGATATCAAAAATCTTCATATTCATAAGAATAAAAGGATGGTTCCTTTTTTGAAGGTTCTTTCAGAGCTTCTTGAATCGGGGGTTTCTGTTCGCCTAATTCACGCAAAAGAGCCGGGGACAAATTTCAGAGAGGATTTTGATCGGTATCCTGCACTTGCAGCTAATTTGGAGCGACTTCTCTGTCCAAGGGTGCATTTTAAGTCAGTGATTATTGATGGGCATTTTGCCTATAATGGCAGTGCAAATTTAACCGGAGCGGGCATGGGGGCCAAGAGTGATAAAAGAAGAAACTTTGAAAATGGATTTGTTACCGATGAGATTAAAATTGTTGAACAGTTAATGGATCAATTTGATCGGGTATGGATGGGCAGCTATTGCAATGATTGTGGCAGGGCTGAGTTATGTCCGGACAGAGAAGATATGGTAAATGAGGAAAATGGGTGA
- a CDS encoding MBL fold metallo-hydrolase: MKFSILRSGSSGNCTFVEHKDTRLLIDAGGMSRKKLVEILNEIDVDPCSITAIINTHLHGDHLNRATLSFCRTFSVPLWIHQNNTEPFQQIFGGKPSKRVEVNSFDEKFAIGEIMFEAFEIPHDARGLTFGFKFYPSNGCSDLIVGYATDLGYAPEDLTEHLSNVKVLCLEANHDPALLWDNPNRTWNHKKRVTGARGHLSNLQSAQTIERIAKSSSSEIETVILCHLSEDHNTPDLALGEVKRFLKEQGINLDIFYAQRHQRTVFYHLDKPEDIQQTSFVDQLV, from the coding sequence GTGAAATTTTCGATTCTCAGAAGTGGCTCCAGCGGGAACTGTACCTTTGTAGAACACAAAGACACTCGACTTCTTATTGATGCCGGTGGTATGAGCCGAAAAAAGCTGGTTGAAATTCTGAACGAAATCGATGTAGACCCCTGCTCTATTACTGCTATAATCAATACTCACCTCCATGGTGATCACCTGAACAGGGCCACCTTAAGTTTCTGCAGAACCTTTTCGGTTCCATTATGGATACATCAAAACAATACTGAACCCTTTCAACAGATCTTTGGTGGAAAGCCTTCAAAAAGGGTAGAGGTGAACAGTTTTGACGAAAAGTTTGCCATTGGTGAGATTATGTTTGAAGCTTTTGAGATTCCTCATGATGCCAGAGGGCTTACGTTTGGATTTAAATTTTATCCCTCCAACGGCTGCTCAGATCTGATTGTGGGTTATGCTACGGATCTTGGTTATGCGCCAGAAGATCTCACAGAACACCTTAGTAATGTAAAAGTCTTGTGTCTTGAAGCGAATCATGACCCGGCTCTCTTATGGGATAATCCCAACAGAACCTGGAATCACAAAAAGAGAGTTACAGGGGCTCGCGGACACCTCTCCAATTTACAATCTGCCCAGACCATAGAAAGAATAGCCAAATCCTCAAGCAGCGAAATTGAAACGGTAATCCTTTGTCATCTCAGTGAAGACCATAATACCCCCGATTTGGCCCTTGGAGAGGTAAAAAGATTTTTAAAGGAGCAGGGCATTAATCTTGATATTTTCTACGCTCAAAGGCACCAAAGAACTGTATTTTACCATTTGGATAAACCCGAGGATATACAACAAACTTCATTTGTTGACCAGCTGGTCTAA
- a CDS encoding glycoside hydrolase family 130 protein: MRALEIARTDIRLVPDPSRVLIRPFIPRGETRLMKIISRVMALPKETVKRQLESVLSEFANRHIDIESIFEHHYSMVKDYMISDLEPSRERQLLIGSLFTSEYSLECAALFNPSIVAHPDQTKLPNGSLRFIMSLRATGEGHISSISFRSGIIDKNCNISFTKTEPFVAQPQPISNSSYDKDTFSQKLMEMGLYNDFSSKIIDKLNNTFTLQELTTTLENSFEPGQPSSQTKDDTRDGLIWLARSNYEIRFSSEQEISQRIIFPTGPSEQNGIEDARFVLFTDDDGSNVYYATYTAYDGNKILPQLMATEDFLKFKIFTLNGKAAQNKGMALFPRKINGKYAMLSRQDNENLYIMYSNNIHFWHEMIPLLKPTFPWEFVQVGNCGPPIETSEGWLVLTHGVGPMRKYCIGAILLDLDNPRQVLGRLSEPLLEPNENEREGYVPNVVYTCGALIHQNKLIVPYAMSDYATGVATVDFTSLLERLKLS; the protein is encoded by the coding sequence ATGAGAGCACTGGAGATTGCACGCACCGATATACGCCTTGTTCCGGATCCATCAAGGGTTCTGATCCGACCCTTTATTCCCCGAGGTGAAACCCGATTGATGAAAATCATTTCCAGGGTTATGGCATTACCAAAAGAAACTGTTAAAAGGCAGTTAGAGAGTGTACTTTCAGAGTTTGCCAACCGCCACATCGACATAGAGAGCATTTTCGAACACCATTATTCAATGGTAAAAGACTACATGATTAGTGACCTTGAGCCCTCCAGAGAGCGCCAACTTCTTATAGGTTCACTTTTCACCAGCGAATATTCTCTTGAATGCGCAGCACTTTTTAACCCATCCATCGTTGCCCATCCGGATCAAACCAAACTCCCCAACGGATCTTTACGATTTATTATGAGCTTACGGGCAACCGGAGAGGGCCATATCTCTTCAATCTCTTTTAGATCGGGTATAATCGACAAAAACTGCAATATTTCTTTTACCAAAACTGAGCCCTTTGTGGCACAACCTCAGCCTATCTCCAATTCCAGTTATGATAAAGACACTTTTTCTCAAAAACTTATGGAAATGGGACTCTACAACGATTTTTCCAGCAAAATTATAGACAAACTGAACAATACCTTTACTCTCCAGGAACTAACAACGACTCTTGAAAACAGCTTTGAACCAGGTCAGCCCTCCTCTCAAACAAAGGATGACACAAGGGATGGTCTTATTTGGCTTGCCAGGTCAAACTACGAAATTCGGTTTTCAAGCGAACAGGAGATTTCACAGAGAATTATTTTCCCCACCGGTCCCAGCGAGCAAAACGGCATCGAAGATGCACGGTTTGTACTTTTTACTGATGATGATGGGTCAAATGTTTACTACGCAACCTATACCGCCTATGATGGGAACAAAATACTGCCTCAGCTTATGGCTACGGAAGATTTTCTGAAGTTTAAAATATTCACCCTTAATGGTAAGGCTGCTCAAAACAAAGGTATGGCTCTGTTTCCCCGGAAGATAAATGGCAAATACGCCATGCTCTCAAGACAGGACAACGAGAATCTTTATATCATGTATTCAAATAATATCCACTTCTGGCATGAAATGATACCACTTCTTAAACCAACATTTCCCTGGGAATTTGTTCAGGTAGGTAATTGTGGGCCACCGATAGAAACAAGTGAAGGATGGTTGGTGCTAACTCATGGTGTTGGCCCTATGAGAAAGTACTGCATTGGCGCCATTCTTCTTGATCTTGATAACCCACGCCAGGTACTGGGGCGGCTTTCTGAGCCATTGCTTGAGCCAAATGAAAATGAAAGAGAGGGCTATGTTCCAAATGTGGTGTATACCTGTGGGGCGCTTATTCACCAAAACAAGTTAATTGTGCCCTATGCCATGAGTGACTATGCCACCGGAGTGGCAACTGTGGATTTTACTTCTCTTCTGGAGAGACTAAAGCTATCCTAA
- a CDS encoding glycosyltransferase — MKLLLTLDFEPEYGGIQRYLADIVRHSYTSNDLVFTATSVRSKFLTGFPCTVRNFNNPAITLFKKTALLSFFFPVLKLILFGKKNITIECGNIYSALLPFFLRLDYNVYTFGTELVSLKGKYIRTLLFLLILKKAGTVYTLGHYSFSLLKQFGIQKQVTFKPPKIVIPKNVVTKKSSEMLHFLSVGRLVEHKGHDLLLDAFKRVDLNQNFKLTIAGNGPEKEKLQKKIAHPKLVQTVELKTNLSDKELQKEYLLADIFILSSRESTSGTEGFGIVLLEAMAYKTAIIASSSGGIPEVVDYDNCARLFDPKNICSLVDAIEVLGNNPAIRNHYINSAEKHLRRYYVWEE; from the coding sequence TTGAAACTTCTGTTAACTCTTGATTTTGAACCAGAATATGGTGGCATTCAACGTTATCTGGCAGATATAGTTCGCCATTCTTACACCTCTAATGACCTGGTCTTTACAGCGACTTCTGTACGTTCAAAGTTTTTGACAGGCTTTCCCTGTACTGTAAGAAATTTTAATAATCCTGCCATTACTCTGTTTAAAAAGACAGCCCTGTTGAGCTTTTTTTTCCCTGTATTAAAACTTATCCTTTTCGGTAAAAAAAATATAACTATCGAATGTGGCAACATCTACTCGGCACTCCTTCCTTTTTTTCTGAGACTTGATTACAACGTTTATACCTTCGGTACAGAACTTGTTTCTTTGAAAGGAAAATATATCCGCACTCTGCTTTTTCTTTTGATACTAAAAAAGGCAGGTACAGTTTACACTCTTGGACACTATTCATTTTCTTTGCTTAAACAGTTTGGTATCCAAAAACAGGTAACCTTTAAGCCACCAAAGATAGTTATACCAAAAAACGTAGTTACCAAAAAAAGTAGTGAAATGTTACACTTTTTAAGTGTTGGTAGATTGGTTGAACATAAAGGACACGATTTGCTTTTAGATGCATTCAAAAGGGTAGACCTGAATCAAAATTTTAAGTTAACCATCGCCGGAAACGGCCCGGAAAAAGAAAAACTTCAAAAAAAAATAGCCCATCCTAAACTGGTTCAAACCGTAGAACTAAAAACCAACCTTTCAGATAAAGAACTCCAGAAAGAATACCTTCTGGCAGATATATTTATTCTGTCTTCAAGAGAGAGTACAAGTGGCACAGAGGGTTTTGGTATTGTGCTGCTTGAAGCTATGGCCTACAAAACGGCAATAATAGCCAGCTCCTCAGGAGGAATACCTGAAGTTGTAGATTATGACAATTGCGCCAGACTGTTTGACCCCAAAAACATCTGCTCACTTGTCGATGCAATAGAAGTCCTGGGAAATAATCCCGCCATAAGAAACCATTATATCAATTCAGCTGAAAAACATCTCAGGAGATACTATGTTTGGGAAGAATAA
- a CDS encoding porin family protein, which produces MNKRVLLICTAVAFFCLVSNSVAVENALGIKGGIGLNNVYGDGTDLLETSPSLGFAGGAFYELGISDPFSIQFEVLFSMKGYKFEVPDLGFSNVYGFDSDFDFDFDSDFDSDFDMGMGMDGEFTIRMNYLEIPVLFKFNIPTTGAMTPFLYAGPSFGFLLSSKVVFDGESEDAEGHSSFDLSIPVGAGFQVDAGPGRFITDARFSLGLLNTSDEDESDDYPVKNMQLFNIMVGYALLF; this is translated from the coding sequence ATGAACAAGAGAGTTCTTCTTATCTGCACAGCGGTAGCCTTTTTCTGTTTGGTATCCAATTCTGTAGCTGTTGAAAATGCGTTGGGTATAAAAGGTGGTATTGGTTTGAATAATGTATATGGCGATGGAACTGATTTACTTGAAACGTCTCCATCATTGGGCTTTGCTGGTGGTGCATTTTATGAACTCGGTATTTCTGATCCCTTTTCAATTCAGTTTGAAGTACTGTTTTCAATGAAGGGTTACAAATTTGAAGTCCCTGATTTGGGTTTCAGTAATGTTTATGGTTTCGATTCTGATTTCGATTTTGACTTTGATTCTGACTTTGATTCTGACTTCGATATGGGTATGGGTATGGATGGAGAGTTCACAATTAGAATGAATTATCTTGAAATTCCTGTTTTGTTTAAATTTAACATTCCTACTACCGGTGCTATGACACCATTTCTCTATGCAGGTCCTTCTTTTGGATTTTTATTATCTTCAAAAGTAGTATTTGATGGAGAGTCAGAAGATGCTGAGGGACATAGTTCATTTGATCTTTCTATTCCTGTTGGTGCTGGTTTTCAAGTCGATGCCGGCCCTGGAAGATTCATTACAGATGCAAGATTTTCTCTCGGATTGCTCAATACTAGTGATGAAGACGAAAGTGACGATTATCCTGTAAAGAATATGCAGCTGTTTAATATTATGGTTGGGTATGCACTGCTCTTCTAA